The following are encoded together in the Malaya genurostris strain Urasoe2022 chromosome 3, Malgen_1.1, whole genome shotgun sequence genome:
- the LOC131439006 gene encoding DBF4-type zinc finger-containing protein 2 homolog has translation MCDPCCGPCGPCGPCGPCGPCGPCGPCGPCGPCGPCGPCSPCGPSNPCCEPRNLSAGQLACMAQCPTGCPPPTCGPRFVTVQQPPRLVAQKKVINCTRTVIDKHVLPQTKAIVEPKLVYQPKTIVEPCVIFKKRVVPEPKVIYYSRVVPDPKVVATPRVIVEPKEYCTTMVCQPKPQIVPVPAPREYCCMSTGTTFFNNQCCPPTPGPICPPRKC, from the exons ATGTGTGATCCATGTTGCGGACCATGTGGCCCTTGTGGACCCTGCGGACCTTGTGGACCATGCGGTCCCTGTGGGCCTTGTGGACCTTGTGGCCCATGT GGACCTTGCGGGCCATGCAGCCCATGTGGTCCGAGTAATCCATGCTGTGAGCCTCGGAATCTGTCTGCTGGTCAACTGGCCTGTATGGCCCAATGTCCAACTGGTTGCCCTCCGCCAACGTGCGGTCCACGGTTCGTGACCGTTCAACAACCCCCGCGATTAGTAGCCCAGAAGAAAGTCATCAACTGTACCCGCACCGTCATCGACAAACATGTGTTGCCCCAAACGAAAGCAATTGTAGAGCCAAAGCTTGTATACCAACCGAAGACTATAGTGGAGCCATGCGTAATTTTCAAAAAACGAGTCGTTCCGGAGCCAAAAGTTATCTACTATAGTCGGGTCGTTCCGGATCCAAAAGTTGTTGCCACTCCACGGGTGATTGTGGAACCGAAGGAATACTGCACTACCATGGTCTGCCAACCAAAACCGCAAATTGTGCCGGTTCCTGCACCCCGAGAGTACTGCTGTATGTCTACAGGAACAACGTTCTTTAACAACCAGTGCTGTCCACCTACGCCAGGCCCAATCTGTCCCCCGAGAAAATGCTAG
- the LOC131438824 gene encoding uncharacterized protein LOC131438824 → MFGNQLLSRTCCSKPAVTIYQNLFASKPSIRNRPKVDNFKSYEILGKIKQFIFRDHSCEKGLGPIPCIDESAKCGIYKNPEYFCYHNYTYYDFMIANKCNYLPQPSATGGCLPKDESICSETKEVPADTSCPPPSCAPVCVMVETPAQGTVAPVDCQRVDIKKEQPAVEASPSATQSEICSDKELSTDAIQVLPETEKDKPK, encoded by the exons ATGTTTGGCAATCAATTGCTTTCGAGGACGTGTTGTTCGAAGCCCGCAGTTACTATTTATCAA AATTTATTCGCATCGAAACCTTCAATAAGAAACAGACCAAAAGTGGACAATTTCAAATCCTACGAAATCCTAggaaaaatcaaacaatttatATTTCGCGATCACTCTTGCGAAAAG GGTTTAGGTCCCATTCCGTGCATCGATGAAAGTGCTAAATGTGGCATTTACAAGAATCCGGAATATTTTTGCTATCACAATTACACTTACTATGATTTCATGATAGCAAACAAGTGCAACTACTTACCGCAACCTAGTGCTACTGGCGGGTGCTTGCCGAAGGATGAATCAATTTGCTCGGAAACTAAAGAGGTCCCAGCGGACACGTCCTGCCCACCACCGAGTTGCGCACCAGTTTGTGTGATGGTAGAAACACCTGCGCAAGGCACGGTGGCACCAGTTGATTGTCAAAGAGTCGACATTAAAAAAGAACAACCGGCAGTAGAAGCGAGCCCTTCTGCTACGCAGTCCGAAATATGCAGTGATAAAGAACTTAGTACAGATGCTATTCAGGTTTTGCCGGAAACCGAAAAAGACAAGCcgaaataa